A DNA window from Pseudomonas sp. B21-056 contains the following coding sequences:
- a CDS encoding cupin-like domain-containing protein: MPLTAELERPASKFWSLSRFPNHPQAGSVEVIDALTISREEFIRKYVNQNRPCLIKNAVRHWPAFHKWNQLDYLKTHSRNHAVKVRTRIVSEVIGWSKPDVRAALAEDAKTVYRQMPFHEFLDSLGEEGNPLVADSCRFSAGSAIEQMKDDVGGLPFMPQLSKPRHYPAHRSFLYRNSYTDWHFHVIDETFMAQVVGAKEVLLLPPDETSWRALRPVVEEAGYLYDIDTRRFPGIRGLHALRTVVEPGDALYIPVYWWHAVQSIDDAFGATVAATFPTPLHVSGDIRSPIARRVLRSFLFSRYAPLVLGVVAYSLLYRLTHKLMGAGTPRDART, translated from the coding sequence ATGCCATTGACCGCCGAACTGGAACGTCCAGCATCAAAGTTCTGGAGCCTGTCCCGTTTTCCCAACCATCCTCAAGCCGGATCGGTCGAAGTGATTGATGCCCTGACGATTTCCAGGGAGGAATTCATCCGCAAGTATGTCAATCAAAACCGTCCCTGCCTGATCAAAAATGCGGTGCGGCACTGGCCGGCCTTTCACAAATGGAACCAACTCGATTACCTGAAGACTCATTCGCGCAACCATGCGGTGAAGGTGCGCACGCGGATCGTTTCGGAGGTCATTGGTTGGTCGAAGCCCGACGTCAGGGCGGCCTTGGCCGAGGATGCGAAAACGGTCTATCGACAGATGCCGTTCCACGAATTTCTCGACAGCCTGGGTGAAGAAGGTAATCCACTGGTCGCCGACAGCTGCCGTTTTTCCGCGGGCTCGGCCATCGAGCAGATGAAAGATGACGTCGGTGGCCTGCCATTCATGCCGCAACTCTCCAAGCCGCGGCATTACCCGGCCCATCGCAGTTTTCTGTATCGCAACTCCTACACCGATTGGCATTTCCATGTCATTGACGAGACCTTCATGGCCCAGGTGGTCGGTGCCAAGGAGGTCCTCCTGCTGCCGCCGGACGAAACCAGTTGGCGGGCGTTGCGGCCGGTGGTCGAAGAGGCGGGGTATCTGTATGACATCGATACCCGGCGCTTCCCTGGCATCCGGGGCTTGCACGCGTTGCGCACGGTGGTGGAACCGGGCGATGCCCTGTACATACCGGTTTATTGGTGGCATGCGGTGCAATCCATCGACGATGCGTTCGGCGCCACCGTCGCTGCCACGTTCCCGACACCCTTGCATGTCAGTGGCGATATCCGCTCGCCCATTGCCAGGCGAGTGCTGCGCAGCTTTTTGTTCTCCCGTTATGCGCCGTTGGTGTTGGGTGTAGTGGCCTATTCTCTGCTCTATCGATTGACGCACAAGCTGATGGGTGCAGGCACACCTCGCGATGCACGCACATGA